A single region of the Primulina eburnea isolate SZY01 unplaced genomic scaffold, ASM2296580v1 ctg191_ERROPOS3500000, whole genome shotgun sequence genome encodes:
- the LOC140820843 gene encoding 4-hydroxy-tetrahydrodipicolinate synthase, chloroplastic-like: protein MASSIGCRSLHRGGLPKWRSPRAAIIPNFHLPMRSYETKNRTNVDDIKALRLITAIKTPYLPDGRFDLEAYDALVNMQIEDGIEGVIVGGTTGEGQLMSWDEHIMLIGHTVNCFGGSIKVIGNTGSNSTREAIHATEQGFAVGMHAALHINPYYGKTSERGLISHFDNVLSMGPTIIYNVPSRTSQDIPPCVIHTLAQSHNLAGVKECVGHHRVEQYTSKGVVVWSGNDDECHDSRWDYGANGVISVTSNLVPGLMRELMFGGKNPSLNSKLLPLIHWLFQEPNPIGLNTALAQLGVVRPVFRLPYVPLPLSKRMEFVNIVKALGRENFIGENGVQLLADEDFVLIGRY, encoded by the exons ATGGCTTCATCGATTGGATGCCGTTCTCTGCATCGAG GAGGGTTGCCAAAATGGAGGTCACCAAGAGCAGCCATAATTCCCAATTTTCATCTCCCAATGCGTAGTTATGAAACTAAAAACAG GACTAATGTTGATGACATAAAAGCGCTTAGATTGATAACCGCCATCAAAACCCCTTATCTACCGGATGGTAGGTTTGATCTAGAGGCATATGATGCATTAGTGAATATGCAAATTGAAGATGGCATTGAAGGCGTAATAGTTGGGGGCACCACTGGTGAAGGCCAGTTAATGAGCTGGGATGAGCATATTATGCTTATTGGACACACTGTCAATTGTTTTGGTGGATCAATCAAAGTCATTGGCAACACTGGAAGCAACTCGACTCGGGAGGCAATCCACGCCACCGAACAAGGCTTTGCTGTTGGAATGCATGCAGCGCTTCACATTAACCCTTACTATGGTAAGACCTCTGAACGAGGTTTGATCTCTCACTTTGATAATGTGCTCTCGATGGGTCCTACAATCATCTACAATGTACCGTCACGGACCAGCCAAGACATTCCCCCTTGTGTAATCCACACGCTGGCTCAGAGCCACAACTTGGCTGGTGTCAAGGAGTGTGTTGGACATCATAGAGTAGAGCAATACACGAGTAAAGGGGTAGTGGTGTGGAGTGGCAACGATGATGAATGCCATGATTCCAGGTGGGATTATGGAGCTAATGGAGTGATTTCGGTTACGAGCAACTTGGTTCCCGGTTTAATGAGAGAACTGATGTTTGGTGGGAAGAATCCATCTTTGAATTCAAAACTTCTGCCTCTTATCCATTGGCTTTTTCAGGAGCCAAACCCTATAGGATTAAACACCGCTCTGGCTCAGCTTGGAGTGGTGAGACCAGTTTTCCGCTTACCTTATGTACCCCTTCCTCTATCAAAGAGGATGGAGTTCGTGAATATTGTCAAGGCACTTGGAAGGGAGAATTTCATTGGAGAGAATGGTGTTCAGCTCCTGGCTGATGAAGATTTCGTCTTGATAGGTCGGTATTAG
- the LOC140820844 gene encoding apyrase 2-like, with product MEKMTKRNRQQQDSFSDKIQRWRGVILLLLVPLILISFVLFVGPSRPASDSIDFYSRKFSPDFLAHKYAVIFDAGSSGSRVHVFCFNQQLDLVPMGKELELFRSIQPGLSSYASDPTAAADSLSSLLEEAEAAVPQELRRNTPVRVGATAGLRQLEGDASDRILQAVRDFLKNKGSLKSKPDWVTVLDGNQEGAYQWVTINYLLGNLGKKYSSTVGVVDLGGGSVQMAYAISEEDAAKAPRITGGEDSYVQEMYLKGRKYHLYVHSYLHYGLLAARAEILKLKGEPGNPCILAGYNGSYKYGREVFKASALPSGSSLDKCRENAMHALKVNESTCTHMKCTFGGIWNGGGGDGMKNLFVASFFFDRAAEAGFVNKNLAVAKVCPADFEEAAKRACETSLEDGQGTYPNVKRDDLPYLCMDLVYQFTLLVDGFGLDPNQKITLVKKVEYQDSLVEAAWPLGSAIEAVSSPV from the exons atggAGAAGATGACCAAGCGCAACCGGCAGCAGCAGGACTCTTTCTCCGACAAGATCCAGAGGTGGCGTGGCGTCATCTTGTTGCTCTTGGTCCCTCTCATCCTCATCTCCTTCGTGCTCTTTGTCGGTCCCTCCAGGCCTGCTTCTGATTCCATTGATTTCTATTCCCGCAAATTCTCTCCCGATTTCTTGGCCCATAAATATGCGGTTATTTTCGATGCCGGGAGTTCTGGTAGTAGGGTTCACGTTTTTTGTTTCAATCAGCAGCTGGATCTCGTGCCCATGGGGAAAGAGCTTGAGCTTTTTCGATCG ATCCAACCAGGTCTGAGTAGTTATGCAAGCGATCCCACGGCTGCGGCTGATTCTCTCTCGTCACTTCTTGAAGAAGCCGAAGCGGCAGTTCCACAAGAGTTGCGACGCAACACTCCTGTTAGAGTTGGG GCCACTGCTGGTCTGAGGCAATTGGAAGGCGATGCATCCGACCGGATTTTGCAAGCG GTAAGGGACTTTTTAAAGAACAAAGGGTCCCTAAAGTCCAAGCCTGATTGGGTCACAGTTTTGGATGGAAATCAGGAAGGTGCCTATCAATGG GTGACTATTAATTATTTGCTTGGAAATTTGGGCAAAAAATACTCTAGTACTGTTGGTGTAGTGGATCTTGGGGGTGGTTCTGTGCAAATGGCATATGCCATCTCAGAGGAAGATGCTGCAAAAGCTCCAAGAATAACAGGTGGAGAAGACTCTTATGTGCAGGAAATGTATCTCAAAGGAAGAAAATATCACCTTTATGTTCACAG TTACCTGCACTATGGTTTACTCGCTGCTCGAGCTGAGATTCTGAAGTTGAAGGGAGAGCCTGGCAATCCATGCATATTAGCGGGTTATAATG GTTCATACAAATATGGGAGAGAAGTTTTTAAAGCTTCGGCTTTGCCATCTGGTTCCAGCCTTGATAAATGTCGAGAAAATGCCATGCATGCTCTGAAAGTTAATGAATCAACATGCACCCACATGAAATGTACATTTGGAGGCATATGGAATGGTGGGGGAGGAGATGGCATGAAGAATTTATTTGTTGCTTCATTTTTTTTCGACAGAGCTGCGGAG GCTGGTTTCGTCAATAAAAACTTGGCTGTTGCAAAAGTTTGTCCTGCTGATTTCGAGGAAGCAGCTAAACGAGCTTGTGAAACCAGTCTCGAGGATGGCCAGGGTACATATCCTAATGTGAAACGAGATGACCTGCCTTACTTGTGCATGGACCTTGTTTATCAATTTACACTGCTTGTTGATGGTTTTG GTCTTGATCCTAATCAAAAGATTACCTTGGTGAAAAAAGTTGAATATCAAGATTCTCTAGTTGAAGCTGCGTGGCCGTTGGGCAGTGCTATTGAGGCCGTCTCATCTCCGGTCTAA